Within Cucumis melo cultivar AY chromosome 4, USDA_Cmelo_AY_1.0, whole genome shotgun sequence, the genomic segment TAGTTAACTTGATTTTCAGTTTTCATAATCTGGGTGTTTATAATCCTGTTTGGGTTTTTGCTTTATTTCAATTTTCCTTATCCACCCCTTAGAAATGTCGGTTATTGAACTAACTGCCTTGTGTTGTTGCAGATACTGTCGATCACACTTCTGATGCTCCGGTGCTTACTAGTTCAGAGGTTCACTTTTGATGTCTCCATCATTCTTTGAAATTTCTTGTATGTTAGGGATATATTTTTGGGTTGAAATACACGTAGAACAAGATTTAATGTTCTACGTGTGGAAGATGGTGGATATATAGATGTACTGATTGTTATTTCGATCTATGTTGTTGTACTGAAGGTTATCGAAAGGCTAAGGGCAAGAAGAGAAAATCAAGAAAACCAGCAAGAATACCTTGCCATGTATTCCAGCGTTTTTGGAGGAATTACGACAGACCCAGCTGCTATGGTAATTCCAATTGATGATCACATGGTCCACCGGGGACACGGTGTTTTTGATACTGCTGCCATAGTAGATGGGTATGTGAGAATTTTATACAGTTCACGAAGATTACGATGTCAATTTAATCCAAGACATGCATAATTCTCACAGTAAACTATATGTCTTTTATGTTTGTTTGAAAGGATTGACCTACTAGAGATTCAAACAGGCCAATCGTCTTTGATCTACTAAAGAAAAGACAATTTAAATGGATATAGTGTAAATCAGCTCTTAGAGTGTCCATTTGCTCAAAGTTTGGAAGAAGGAAGTTTAATAGTCATAATCTCGGTTACAAACGTTCAGTATAACTCATGAACTGACTCCAGGACTAATCGCTCAATCACAACACTTTTGAAGatttttccttaattttatAAGTGAAAGAATGTAATATATAGGACGTGTAAAGTTGTTTCTTATATCACAATAACAAACAAGAAGCTAGACTATGTGTAGAAAGTAAACAGATCTATCTTTAAAGTTCGCTAAGGCTGCTCAGTTTTTGTATTTGTtccttttttgaaaaaattacgAGATTTAAATGTTGTGGCTTTTTCCTTCGTGGGTTATAGAGTAGGAAAGTCATATTTTCATTTCATGATTTTGTCAGTGGTAGAGTTACTGCAAACATTCCTTTAATTTACTTTTGATTTAGCCAGATATCTGTATGAGTTGGACCAGCACCTTGACCGCATTTTGAAGTCAGCATCGATGGCAAAAATTAACCTCCCAATTCCATATGATCGGGAGATGATAAGAAGGATACTCATAAGAACTGTGAGTGCTTCTAAGTGTAGAAATGGATCACTTCGATACTGGCTCTCTGCAGGACCTGGAGATTTTCAACTTTCTTCTTCTGGCTGTCATCTGTCAGCCCTTTATGCAGTTGTAATTCAAGGGAAGCCGCCATCTCGTCCAAAAGGCATCAAAGTTATAACTTCATCAGTCCCGATGAAACCACCCCAATTTGCAATTATGAAGAGTGTAAATTACCTACCAAATGTTCTTTCAAAGATGGAAGCAGAAGAAAAAGGTGCATATGCATCCATTTGGTTGGACAGTGATGGATTCATTGCTGAAGGGCCTAATATGAACGTGGCTTTAATTACAAACGATAAGGAATTTATAATGCCTCACTTCGACAAAATTCTAAGCGGGTGCACGGCTAAGAGAATTATAAATCTTGCTGAGAGGCTGGTGAAAGAGGGTAAGCTTCGGAGTATAAGCTGTGAAAATATAACCATGGAGGAAGGGAAGAAGGCGGATGAAATGATGCTTATTGGAAGTGGAGTCCTTGTTTCTCCTGTACTGCAGTGGGATGAGCAGATAATTGGTGATGGTAAGTATCCCTATAATCGGCCTGATGAATTTTTATCTCATAAACTAACCTTGTGAATCTTTGTTCGTACAAATTTTGTGAAGCTTTCGTACTACTACAACCACTTGATGATTTAAGAGAACCATCGTTGTAATTTTTCTTATGGTGGGGATGGATGTTCTTATTATATTAACAATGAAAACATGGAAGTATTTGTTATCTTACAATTTAAGAACTTTTTGGGTTTGCTCCTCAGGAAAAGAAGGTCCATTGGTTCAGGCACTTTTCGATCTTCTTATCGAGGACATGAAATCCGGTCCCCCAACAGTCCGAATACCGGTTCCATATTAACCCAACCTGCCATCTCTCTCAGAATTTACTGATGCAGCTTCCATGAATGCTGCTAGCTCAAGCAGTGCAGGGCATGACTATGAGAGATAGGACAGCAGTTTCCCTGATGGTTGGGTTGTTTTTAAACGCTTTTTTGTTCTCCCTTTCTTTTGTGTATAAGAAAAAGGGCTTTAATAAATCACCAATAACACACATTTCTTTAGCTGTTTTTCATTGTTGATATAGTCTTAACAAAGTATGTTATAATCGTTATTAGAAGCCGACCAATATAGGGACGTGTAGAACCATTTTACGGTATTTCCTATTTGTACTTTTCAAATAGCTATAATCAAACGTCAATTTGTTAcaattttttactatttgaACTATCATGATTAACTATAATACCCTAATAATCTAGGACCAAAATAATCAACTCTATCGTCTCTAACATCCCATATATTCTACACTAAAGGAAGCAATTATATTTTGTTGAAATCTTTATTTCACTTCTTTCTGTATTATATCAAATTCATATTAAATATtctatttgaaaattatttgtgCCACCAACTTTTAAAGTTATAGATGTCAATACTGTTAAAACGTAGCttagaattatttttttctttagtttgaAAAAGAAGACAAACTCACATAAACATTGTAATAATTTAAAGTGCCAAAACTTAATTTCTTTGACTTTTGAAATACCAAACCAAATTTGATATTTAAGAAGCTAGAGCTCAAAGTCTAACCAATTGTGACACATTGACAATCCTACGTAGGAAGAGTGTAGCAACAATCATATTTGACCATCCAATGCATACAATATTCTACttgaaaatatcaaaatttatttGTGATAGACTATTATTTGTATCTATAACGTTACAGATATCATATAGACTAtgatatttgtaaatattttgtcatattggacaataattcaaaaataaatttagagaatctttttttttaataatgcattttaaaaaagtaatgtcaaaaatagggtagtaggcaaactattgacaaaaatagagtgattttgtggaagtcgtgtaccccgtACACGACTTTGCTAGGAAATCGTAGACGGGGTCCACGATTTCAACGCGTGGACCCCActcctttcttttttaattcaaagatattcaatatatatatttgtttatttagtaTTTAATACGTGGGTCCCACacatattaaatatatatttatatatttatttatttattatttaatacgTGGGCCCCacaagttatttatttttaaatttaaatatattatatatttatatatttatgtaacatttaattaattaatatatatatatatatatatatatatatatatatatatattattttggatTTTTAATAAATGcattaattttcttaaaacgAAATTAAACAAACTCAATCTTTTGGATTTCTATTATACCAAATTTCGTTATTCGGACTAAGCTAAGTagataaaagatgaaaaataagtaaaaacgagcttaaaaaaattaagacaaTAGTATTCTATATATACAtcaaatttatatcaataaaatccaacaaaatttaggaatatttttttttaataatacatctatttttgtcaatagtttgccTCGTACCCTatttttgatattatttttttaaaatgcattattaaaaaaaatattcccaaatttttttacatatttttcatcttttatttgCTTAGCTTAGTCCGAATAACGAAATTTGGTAGAAtagaaatctaaaagattgagtttgtttaatttcgttttaagaaaattaatgCATTTATTAAAAatccaaaataatatatatatatatatatatatatatatattaattaattaaatgttaaataaatatataaatatataatatatttaaatttaaaaataaataacttgtGGGGCCCAcgtattaaataataaatagataaatatataaatatatatttaatatgtGTGGAACCCACGTATTaaatactaaataaataaatatatatattgaatatctttgaattaaaaaaagGAGGGAGTGGGGTCCACGCATGGAAGTCGTGGACCCCGTATACGATTTTCTAACAAACTCGTGTACAtggtacacgacttccacaaaatcactctatttttgtcaatagtttgccttccaccctatttttgacattacttttttaaaatgtattattaaaaaaaaaaatccaaatttagataataaataaatattttattattttaaaataaacaaatctatattatatttatatcgATGACATCAAGATgtttacttttacttttttatGTTCCCCagatttataaaaataattgaaatttaatatttattaggACCCTGAAGAATCgtaaaaaatgttaaatttaacaaaatatttataaaatataacaaaatatcatattttATAATGGATCAACGGTAACTAAAGTTTATCCATTTGATCCAaatttttgatatattttaatttattttatgaaaattatttttacTTTATAATAAAGTCACGTTGAAAAATAGTTTATGAtccaataattaaaaaaagaaagtataaATATAGAAAGGAGTGGCGGGCGATCAAAGTGCGGCGAAGTGGTCGGGCCGTTAGAGAAGAAAATGCCAAAGAGCAGTTGATTAGTCGGCGTTGTCTGAATCAgcagaggaagaagaaaaatctaTCGTCACCCTCCAACTCCAAAGCTAACAATCTCAAAGACGAATTTCTTTGCTAAGCTTCTCCATACGACTGAAGAACGCTCATGGAATAATCGGAATAAGGGTGAGAGTTGGGGACTTTGAAAGAAAGATTTTGATACCATACTATCATTCCACAATTTGAATAGTTTGGACTaggaatttttcttttctatacaGTTGGGTTGATTGTTTTTGTGGTAGTGGTGGTCGTGGAGATGGTGAATCCGATAGTTGAACGTGCCACGAGCGATATGCTGATCGGTCCAGACTGGGCTGCGAACATGGAGATATGTGATATGATCAACAGAGATTATGGGTAGGCGTTGGTTTATTTTCTCTATTACACTCCCCTTCTCCTTAGATTTCAGTGTTTTTCTTGGTTGTCGTTTGGTTATTCCTTCTCGTATGTTGATGTTTTGTTATGGATTTTTTAAGGATTAATTCATTGAGTGGTTTCAAGCAGTTGTTGGAGTCCGTTTGCTGTGGCAGTACCTTGTGtagaattttttcttttttaatgaaaataacAACTTTCAAtgagaaagaaggaaagaataCAAGTGCATATAAAATATTCCAGCCCAACAAACCACTCAACTAAAAAAAGGAGTTCCAACTAAGTAAAATGTTATCAATAGAATAGTTAAAAAGGTATTCGAAATGGAAGCTTAAAGCAAAACATGAAATCTAACAAGGGACTAAACCTCACAGTAATCCCTCTCCCATCATTCCTCTTCCCCCAAATATTCCACATAACAGCACACTGCAACCAACcacaaaatcaaaatatttaattttattttggctCTCTTAATTTTGGTTTCGTCTTTATTTAATAGACAATAACATACTGTTGTGAAGATAGGTGGAGGTTACATTGTCCTTGTCGAAAATTCAGAATTCATGATAAATATGTTACTGATAATTAATATTGCTTCTTATGCAAGCAGCTAACCTAGTCCATATACTCTGTTCTGGATAGAACTTATAAAACTAAGTAGGTAAGGGAGGAAGCTTCTTCCATCAATAGAAGCTTCCATATATCAGTTTGCCAAGTTTTCTTGAATTGGCTGCCAAATGGAAGCCTCTATTTATGGGAAGAAGCTCCCACATCGGTGGATACTATGAACAGCCTTCCTTTAGTTCAGTGAACGTACTAATAGTAACAGTATAGAAGAACTGTTATGCATAGCGATCACCCAATTTAGTCAGTTAAAATTTCGgcaaatattttcaaatattttcattatggtcatttcttttttctcttacAATAAGACACAATCAATCGTCTCTTTGAACAATACAAAGTAAAGTTTGGTACTTTAGAAAAATTCAACCTGTTGAAGGACTAAGAATTTATGTGGAAGTAGTATTCTTTTCATTATCGTTTAGTGTAAACTATTCAGTTTGTTGATGATTTACCAGGCAAACAAAAGATGTTGTTAAGGGAATAAAGAAGCGCCTTGGAAGTAAGCACCCCAAAGTTCAGCTTCTTGCTCTAACAGTAAGCTTTGGACATCCCTATCATTTCAACCACCAACATTTTTAATCAACTTATTGACATGATTTTGTCCCTATTTACCTTGCTCACAAATTGCCATGGGGGAAATCAAGTGTTGAATACATTTCACCTTTTGTATCTGCTTATATGCAGCTCTTGGAGACCATCTTCAAGAATTGTGGAAACATCAGTCACGCACATGTGGCGGAGAAGGAAATTCCCCATGATATGGTCAAAATTGTAAAGAAGAAGGTAAGAGAGGCTGATTTTacctttacttttttttttctttagggGTAAAAAAAGAGTGTTTAGCTTGGTTTCATGGGGTATGTGATGCATGGTGTAGTGTGACCTTCGTGTCCAAGAGAAGATATTGCTCTTGATAGATACCTGGCAAGATGCTTTAGGAGGACCAACAGGACGATATCCACAATATTATGCTGCTTATCAAGAACTATTGGTATGGTTTATCAACGTTATCCATGATATTATGTAGCGTATTGTTATGTGCGAGTCCTTGGACATGAAAATTTCATTGTTAAATAATAAAATCTGATTGATAAGGAGACCATCTTGAGTTCTAAACAATGTTGTCTAGAACTAATACGTGCAAGTATCTTATCTTTGGTAGGCGTAGGACCAAACGATCTCAACAGAAACTGACAGTTTCTGAAAATCTGTTCCTTTTCAGCGTGCTGGGGCAGTTTTTCCCCATAAATCTGAAGGACCAGCGCCTGGATTCACACCTATTCAAAAACAACAAGTGGTATTGGATAATCAGAATCTCCACAATCCTGATTATCAGCAAGATGCTCCAGGATCCTCAAGTGATGTTAAATTTTCAGCCTTAAGGTACACTGTTTTAGTCTTTTAGATTGATTGTATGTCTGAAGAACAGACTTAACTAGAAACTATCGAGTGTTCTAATTCCCTTCCCTCTCCTCTGTTTAGCTACTTTCTGATAGTCAGTTACATAAGCTCCCCTTGAATTCTCAGTTTTAAACTATTCGCTTCATTACATCTTACAACTTCCCCTTTTTGCCCCTTCTCACTTTTCTTACATGAATTCAATGCTTTTTAAGATCTATTGAGAAACGACAGTGGAATGGAAGGTTGATAGTTCCCTGATACACTACAGTTTTCTTGCCCAAATGGAACTGTTTTCCAGGAGTTTGAGACGGAGGCTTGATGATCTGCTAGTCTTCATTTGTTAGACATTTGAGTGGGTGGTTCATTGTCTTTTGTTTGACGTTTGTCTTCAATCTTGTTCTGGAGTAACTTGTAGTTCCACCATTAAACTTTTGTTTGACGTGATAGTTTATTCCGTCCTTTTGACATTTTCGCTCTATTGCCTAAAATACTATTTCGGGACCTTTTGTGACTTGAAATTTCGTATTCAGCTTGAGTGAGATCCAACTTGCACGGGGAGTAGTGGATGTCCTTAAAGAAATGCTAAATGCATTAGATCCGGGAAACAAGGAGGTAAGTTATTGATTTGAGAAAACATTGGATCAATATTGTAACAAAACCCTGCACTAATAATGGTGGTTTTGAGTAGTAATATCATAATGTATTTTCTCGGGTACAGGTGAGCTAAGCTCCAACTCTCggttattgaaaaatatatcTCATAATATAACTTGTGATTTATCAATTTTCTAATGTTACCTAGTAATTAGTAAATGATCCCATA encodes:
- the LOC103503592 gene encoding D-amino-acid transaminase, chloroplastic isoform X2 is translated as MYSSVFGGITTDPAAMVIPIDDHMVHRGHGVFDTAAIVDGYLYELDQHLDRILKSASMAKINLPIPYDREMIRRILIRTVSASKCRNGSLRYWLSAGPGDFQLSSSGCHLSALYAVVIQGKPPSRPKGIKVITSSVPMKPPQFAIMKSVNYLPNVLSKMEAEEKGAYASIWLDSDGFIAEGPNMNVALITNDKEFIMPHFDKILSGCTAKRIINLAERLVKEGKLRSISCENITMEEGKKADEMMLIGSGVLVSPVLQWDEQIIGDGKEGPLVQALFDLLIEDMKSGPPTVRIPVPY
- the LOC103503592 gene encoding D-amino-acid transaminase, chloroplastic isoform X1, producing the protein MASLQSILRPIPQATNSPAVLPHRSQSSIRFTRFRSHHVQNLRNTRRLYFRGFRIMASIADTVDHTSDAPVLTSSEVIERLRARRENQENQQEYLAMYSSVFGGITTDPAAMVIPIDDHMVHRGHGVFDTAAIVDGYLYELDQHLDRILKSASMAKINLPIPYDREMIRRILIRTVSASKCRNGSLRYWLSAGPGDFQLSSSGCHLSALYAVVIQGKPPSRPKGIKVITSSVPMKPPQFAIMKSVNYLPNVLSKMEAEEKGAYASIWLDSDGFIAEGPNMNVALITNDKEFIMPHFDKILSGCTAKRIINLAERLVKEGKLRSISCENITMEEGKKADEMMLIGSGVLVSPVLQWDEQIIGDGKEGPLVQALFDLLIEDMKSGPPTVRIPVPY